In the Devosia sp. SL43 genome, one interval contains:
- the fliF gene encoding flagellar basal-body MS-ring/collar protein FliF: MDNFTQLINRIGLPRLAAMATVAVLMLGFFGFLIMRAQTPSLAPLYTGLSLEDSSAIVTELQTQNIPFELRGDGDTILIPRDQITTVRMSLAGSGLPQRGQVGYEIFDEQSTLGATSFVQNLNNVRALEGELARTIGSLARIKSARVHLVLPERELFRRETKQPSASIVLSVRGELGSGEIRAIQHLVASAIEGLTPTRVSIVDDQGNLLASGTGDDTEGAMSGEAAERTLGFENRLRTRVEDMLANVVGAGRARVEVSAEIDYNRSTTTQETFDPESQVVRSSQVRETENITAGANGQVTVANELPGASQNAGATGATDQGTSTEEVTNYEISKTTQTAVTEAGAVKRLSVAVVVDGVYADDGAGNQTYTPRTADEIAQILTLVRSAVGYSETRGDSVEVVNMQFAERPELSVPGTDGEGGLLDFTRDDIMNGAEMAVTLLIALALVFFVMRPLLKKVLTPETKPLALSSGAELGHHGVIAANGLVIADTSEEPKDKTPAWVANAKSMGETQLQTLKTVGTLVEENPKQAALIVRDWLGSAA; the protein is encoded by the coding sequence GTGGACAACTTTACCCAGCTGATCAATCGCATAGGCCTGCCGCGGCTCGCTGCCATGGCGACTGTGGCTGTGCTCATGCTCGGCTTCTTCGGGTTCCTGATCATGCGGGCCCAGACGCCGAGCCTTGCCCCGCTCTATACCGGCCTCAGCCTCGAAGACTCTTCCGCAATTGTGACCGAACTGCAGACGCAGAATATTCCGTTCGAGCTGCGCGGCGACGGCGACACCATCCTGATCCCGCGCGACCAGATCACCACCGTGCGCATGAGCCTGGCCGGTTCGGGTCTGCCGCAGCGTGGCCAGGTCGGCTACGAAATCTTCGACGAGCAGTCGACGCTGGGCGCCACCAGCTTCGTGCAGAACCTCAACAATGTCCGAGCGCTCGAAGGCGAGCTGGCGCGCACCATCGGCTCGCTCGCCCGCATCAAGTCGGCCCGCGTCCACCTCGTGCTGCCCGAGCGCGAGCTGTTCCGCCGCGAGACCAAGCAGCCATCGGCGTCCATCGTGCTGTCGGTCCGGGGTGAACTGGGTTCCGGTGAAATCCGCGCCATCCAGCATCTGGTGGCGTCGGCCATCGAGGGACTGACCCCCACCCGCGTGTCCATCGTCGACGATCAGGGCAACCTGCTCGCCTCGGGCACCGGCGACGACACCGAGGGCGCCATGTCCGGCGAAGCCGCCGAGCGCACGCTGGGCTTCGAGAACCGCCTGCGCACCCGCGTCGAGGACATGCTGGCCAATGTCGTTGGCGCCGGCCGCGCTCGCGTCGAGGTCTCGGCCGAGATCGACTACAACCGCTCCACCACCACCCAGGAAACCTTCGACCCGGAAAGCCAGGTCGTCCGCTCCAGCCAGGTGCGTGAAACCGAGAATATCACCGCTGGCGCCAACGGCCAGGTGACGGTGGCCAACGAACTGCCAGGCGCCAGCCAGAATGCCGGCGCCACCGGCGCGACCGACCAGGGCACCTCGACCGAGGAAGTCACCAACTACGAGATTTCCAAGACCACCCAGACGGCCGTCACCGAAGCCGGCGCCGTCAAGCGCCTCTCGGTTGCCGTCGTGGTCGATGGCGTCTATGCCGACGATGGCGCAGGCAACCAGACCTATACGCCGCGCACCGCCGACGAAATCGCCCAGATCCTGACCCTGGTCCGCTCTGCCGTCGGTTACTCGGAAACCCGCGGCGACAGCGTCGAAGTGGTCAACATGCAGTTCGCCGAACGTCCCGAACTCTCCGTCCCCGGCACGGATGGCGAAGGTGGCCTGCTCGACTTTACCCGCGACGACATCATGAACGGCGCCGAGATGGCCGTGACCCTGCTGATCGCCCTGGCCCTGGTCTTCTTCGTCATGCGCCCGCTGCTCAAGAAGGTGCTGACGCCCGAAACCAAGCCGCTGGCTCTGTCGTCCGGTGCCGAACTCGGCCATCATGGCGTCATCGCCGCCAACGGCCTCGTCATCGCGGACACATCAGAAGAGCCCAAGGACAAGACACCTGCCTGGGTCGCCAACGCCAAGTCGATGGGCGAAACCCAGCTCCAGACCCTCAAGACCGTCGGCACCCTCGTCGAAGAAAATCCCAAGCAAGCCGCGCTTATCGTGCGCGACTGGCTGGGTAGTGCAGCGTAA